In Coregonus clupeaformis isolate EN_2021a unplaced genomic scaffold, ASM2061545v1 scaf0643, whole genome shotgun sequence, the DNA window ctcaacccaaatgagatggtttgggatgagtcggatggcagagtgaaggaaaagcagccaacaagtgctcagcatatgtgggaactccttcaagactgttggaaaagcattccaggtgaagctggttgacagaatgccatgagtgtgaaaagctgtcaaggcaaagtgtggctaattgaagaatctcaaatataacatattttgatttgtttaacacttttttgcttactacgtgattccatatgtgttatttcatagttttgatgtcttcagtatttaTCTACGTTTAGATAAACCCttgaattacatttacatcatttagcagatgctcttatccagagcgacttacaaattggtgcattcaacttatgatcgccagtgggacaaccaccttttttttaaatggggggtgggggaagaaggattacttcatactattccaggtattccttaaccctcccgttgtcctgtccgggtcaaaaagacccaggctacgtgttagagtgaaTGGCTTTGTAACCCCTAGCGTTGCCCTGTCTTGTccggggtcaaaaagacccaggctacgtgtcagtgcctatgtgttagagggagtggctgtatatcccgtgccgctgtcctgtcctgtcctgtcctgtcctgtcctgtcctttcttgtccggggtcaaaacgacccagcctacgtgtcagtgcctatgtgttagagcgtgtggctgtatatctcctcccgctgtcctgtccgggtcaaacaaaaataaaaataaaaataaaaagacccaggctacgtgtcagtgcctatgtgttagagcgagtggctgtatgacCCCCTAGCGTTGTCCTCTCGTGTCCTGGCTGGGGGTgaaaacgacccaggctacgtgttagagtgttagagcgagtgtgtgctgtgctgtgaaCGGGACCCTTGCAAATGAAATTAAATCAACTTTTATTGGTCACATTGTAggtacagacattacagtgaaattttTAACTTGGTAAAAGAATCTGGTGATGTCCTTGTAATATTGTAGGTGTGTGTCACTAGTCGAGGACAATGCTGGAACCCCAAGATAACCATTTCCTCGACAAGTGAATATATGTCATCTGCTCTTCGGCTTGCTGACAATTGAACATCTCCGCACGTGTTTCATTCTGACAGTCTGTCAACTTGTATACTTGCGGTACAACATTTTGGGTTTTCGTGAAATCACAAGGTATGCCTAGGCTCGAACGGATCCCCATAATGGCGTGTTGTTTGGGGCCAACAGAAAAGCCTTGAAATATCCAGGCGACTTTCTTCATCAGAAGTGTCTGTTCCTCATCTGAGAGATCTGTCATGTGGACACCGCTACACACGGATGAGATGTCGCATGGCATTTGCCGATATGTCCGATAATATGTCAACAATTGGTCTCGGACGTGGCTGTGACGAACGTCCATGTCCCACATGTCGTAGTACAAAGCACAAGTACAAGACTCGCTGTCGTCGAAACCGGTCAACGTTGCAGCACAGGGACACCATCCCACAGCTTCACGGTGTATCTTCTGCACATGGTCCCGGTGTGTCACCATGATGTGTGACACTGCACCGTGGTAAAACCACAAGAGCAGAGCCTGTCCTACGACCCGAACGAGCCACAGCTCATACCTCAACAGACTATATTTGGGTTCGACAAATAGTCTCACCTCCAGTTTGTTGTTGGGCATGACCGAGAGGCTTTTCACCGTGTAGCCGAGAAGTATGGGTATGttgttcactactcgattgaacgCAGAATAGATGTCGTTGAAGTTGATGGTGCTCAGATTCAGTCGAGTCGACCCTCCGATGCCCAGACCGATCACGGTGCCGAcgacggtggtggtggtggtggtggtattgtcGGTAGTAGTAGTTACGTGACTGGAGTCCGACGTGTGTATGTCAAACACTGCAGTGATGCAGCGAGAATCGCCCTTTGCCTTTTCTGTGTTCTGGAAAGTCGACATAGCTTCGATGGATGGATGTTGTTTGTCTGTGAGACACGAACCTGTTATATTGTGGATTCAATGACCACTCCCATAAAAAtaataaattatattatattcatttatttaatttttgtTTGGTTAatgttagagcctaggtgttacAGCGAGTGGCtcgctgtatatctcctcccgctgtcctgtcctgtcctgtcctgtcctgtccgggtcaaaaggacccaggctacgtgtcagtgcctatgtgtttgagctagtggctgtataacccctagcgttgtcctgtcctgtcctgtcctgaccgggtcaaaaagacccaggctacgtgtcagagcctaggtgttagagcgagtggctgtatatctcctcccgctgtcctgaccgggtcaaaaagacccagacTACGTGTCAGAGCCTATGTGtttgagctagtggctgtataagccctagcgttgtcctgtcctggCTGGGGTCAAACGGACCCAGGCTACACGTTAGAGGCATAAGCTCTGAGCCAGAGGTACTAGGTAAGccgtaaacaaaaaaaaaacagcaacACCAAGAACAACAactagaactactactactactactactactactactactactactactactactactactactactactactactactactactactactactactactactactactaatattgccTCGGTGGCATGTCCGGACACGTGCCGAAGAGAGAGGTCTTGGGGACTTCCCCAGCCTGGGTGCCGAAGCTATTATGAGTGCTGTGCGATTCACGGCCAAACAGGTCCTAGAACAGATATTTTCCAATGACTCTGACTGCGACGAGGATGCGGACGAGGAAGCGTCCGAAGAAGAAGACGGGGAGGAATACAACCCAGAGGACGAGGAGACCACagaggacgacgacgacgacgacgacgacaacGACTACGACGCCGCAGCCGCTGCCGCTGCCGACGACGAGGACAATGTCCAAGTAGAACAAGGTCAAGGCGTAGAAGACGAACGAGacgatgacgacgacgacgacgaccaacaagaagaagaagaagaagaagaagaagaagaagaagaagaagaagaagaagaagaagaagaacaagaagaacaagGGGAAGAACAAGGGGAAGGTGAAGGAGAGCGAGGAGAGCGAGGAGACCTCCGCAGCCGCCGCAGCCGCAGCATCAGCCCCAGAACACAACACGATATCCCTCGAGTAGAAAGAGAGACATTCGTGTCGAGAAACGGCCAAATCCAATGGTGCTCGGTGCCCTGTGACAACAATCGGGGCGTCGGAGGGGCCGCAGCAGCGGCAAAAAGTAACAGGCCGGTTGCTGAGGTGCCGGAGGACATGAGGCCCGGGCCTACTAGGCAGGCCGTAGGCCAAGCCCGCGACATCCTCTCCACGTTTCGCTTGTTTTTCACACCCGAGATAGAAGACATCATCCTGGAGATGACCAATCTGGAGGGCGTTCGAAAATACGGAGCCCGAGGCGACggcgacgacgacgacgaccacCACCGCCACTACGCCGACGACCACGAAAACCACGAAGACCGTGACCGCGGCGGCGGCGGCGGCGGCGGCGGCCGCTGGAAAGCGATGGACTCCACAGACCTGAGAGCCTACGTAGGGCTGCTCATCCTAGCCGGCGTGTACAGGTCCCGAGGCGAAGCGGCCTCTAGTCTCTGGGACGCCGAGAGCGGAAGGACCATTTTCCGCGCAACCATGCCGCTCAAAGTCTTTCACGCTTACTCGAGACTCCTTCGCTTCGACGACCGTCAGACCAGAGCCGAGAGACGCGCAGCAGGCGGCGGTGACAAACTTGCGGCCGTGAGAGAGGTCTGGGACAAGTGGGTCGAGAGGCTGCCGCTCCTCTACAACCCCGGGCCCGACGTGACGGTGGACGAGCAACTGGTCCCTTTCAGAGGTGTGCCGGGGCCAACAACACCGTACAAgagcacaacaacaacactgaacacaacactgaacacaacacaacacaacacgctaaagctaatctcttgtctttcctctcctctctctctctctctctgtctctctctctgtctctctctctctctcctccaggccgaTGTCCTTTCCGCCAGTATATCCCAAGCAAGCCGGCCAAATACGGCATCAAGACATGGGTGGCCTGCGACTCCAAATCCAGCTACGCCTGGAAGATGCAGGTCTACACCGGCAAGGCCACATGCGGAGGCCCCGAGAAGAACCAGGGGATGAGGGTCGTGCTCGATTTGACGCAGGGACTCAGGGGTCACAACGTCACCTGCGACAATTTCTTCACCTCATACGAGCTCGCGCGCCAGCTCCTGACCAGGAACGTCACCGTGGTCGGCACAGTCAGAAAGAACAAGCCAGAGCTCCCGCAGGCGCTGCTCGCCTCAAAGGAcaggctcctcttctcctccaagtTCGCTTCACGTCCACCACCGCTCTAGTGTCCTACCTGGCAAAGAAAAACAAGAACGTCTTACTCCTGAGCACGCTGCACACCGAGGCTCACGTTAGCCGTCGCCAGGACAAGAAGCCGGCCATCGTCCTAGACTACAACAGCAACAAGGGAGGTGTGGACAACCTAGACAAGGTGATTGGAACCTACAGCTGCAGGAGGATGACCGCGCGCTGGCCCCTGGTCATCTTCCACAACATCCTTGACGTGTCCTCTTACAACGCTTTTTGTCATATGGCGAGAGCTCAACCCCACTTGGATGCCTGGCAAGCGAAACAAGAGGAGGGTGTTCCTCGAGCAGCTGGGAAAGGCACTAGTGACTCCGTTCATACAAAGAAGGGCCCGTCTCCCCTGCACCGAAGCCTCTGCGGCGCCACAAAGCTGTTCAGAGGGCTACGTATCGTGATCAGCCCCGGCGGGATCACGCCCCGCAGCACCGGACCACGCAGCACCGGCCCAAGCACCCAACCCCGCACAACCCAGTAAGAGGAAGAGGTGTCAGGTCTGCCCCACAAAGAaggactgtaaaacacacacggTGTGCACCAGGTGTAACAAATACATCTGCAAAGGCTGCTCGCACCCATACTGTCCCACATGTTCCAACTGGGCCTttagtgagagggggacagttcgacccggagggtacagaataccaggacaacgggagggttaaagaagtatggtttcaagtgtctcctgaaggtggtcagtgagtaggtgtgtccaaagttttgactggtagtgaTGCAGTCTCCCCTCATTACGCAAGCTATGAAGGTGTCCGTAACTGCAGAATCGCAAGGGGACCGCATGCTTTTGAAGGCCGACAGGCCCCTAACTTTCACGGAGACACAGGACAGATCCCCGTTGTCGTCTAGGCTGTGAGTGAGAGCCACATAGGTCTTCTTAGCTACGTGGCAGTATATGGAGCAACTGTTTTCATATTCCAGCTTGACTCGCCTGTGTTTTACGAAGGGTCCCGTTACGTCCGTGTATTCTTCAGACCCAGGGACTCTGGCCGCGTGAGACGGGATAGCCTTCCTTGGTGAATGTTCCTCTCGGGTCTCTGATTACATTTTGGTGTGTGTTACCTCGGCCTATCACGTACATCCTCTGGAGAGTGTCCTCCACCAAGGCGGTGTGCACATAGTCCAGAAAGGCAGGCACCTGCTCGCCAGCCCGTTTAAACTTGTCACCCAAAGCCGTCCGGGCCTTACACGCGAGCTCTCCAGGAGTTTGTTTTCACTATCCCGACCGGGCGCGTTGTCTCTGCACACGACGACTAGGTCGGGCACGTCACTCTCAGGAAGGTCTCCGGGTCCGTATCCAGCTGAGACCATGACGCTGTCGGTGTCTCCGTATACAACGGGGCAGCGGTGCTTGTAAAAGGTAGCCACGCAGCTGTTTACCACGGCAATCTGTTGCCTGCCGTGGCCAGATATGAGAGGCCCGCAAGGGTGAGGAGCCGTTCCGTAGAAGGAGTTGGCAAGGACTTTACACTCTCCCTCCTGCATCTTGTAGTAGGCCCGCTCGGCCTCACTGATGTCAGGGTTCTTGAGCTTCCTCTTGAACTCGGCTCGCTGGTTGAGGTAGTACTCCACCGAGGAAGCGAATACGGCCGGCGCACGTACAAAACATCCTTGGGTCTGGTCGTATTTGAGAATGAGCGATGCGTACTCAAACCCCTCAGCTTCCCAGTTGTAACAAACCCAACCAGATAGATCATGGGGGGAAGTTCACGGGAGGCCAAGGGATGGTGGTCTCAGGTGAGATGTTGAGAGCGCACATGATGGACGGGTACATACTCGAGAAGTCAAACGAAAGCTCAAGTCCCATTCCGGGACCCGGAATAGTGTAGGCCCGTGAGAGGATCACACAGCTCCCCCTTCCACTTCTCGCTATCACCATTGTCAGACTGGAGCCTCGGGTCCCATCTCAAGCGGCTGTTTAATTCCATACCCAATGGTCCGGCTTTGACTCTGAGAGTATCGAGTGTAAACTTAAGCTGAGGGAGCTGAACCGAGTGAATGCTCTGCACGAATCCACCAAACATATCCCCTCGCCCGTGCACCACGACGTCTATATTGAGAGTGGTCCTACATCGATGGAACAGATTTGATACGGGCCTGAAGACTTTAGCCAGCCTGGCGCACAACTGCGAGTCGACCAAGTTGTAGACTAGCACAGCAAAGAGACTCTTTCCCCCCATCCTGATCATCTCGTCCATTTGACAGTAACCAACATCTGCCAGCTTGCAAAGCTTTCTGGTGTCCTTCGGAGGCTTTCTGTGCAGCGCCCTGGCTTTTGCGATGACAAAGGGGGCAACGTCGTTCAACTTCATGCTGGTGCACTGAAACTTGATCTCTCTAGTCCCAGCCATCCTGTACAGATCGATGATGTTCATACCGCAGCTGTTCATTTTGAAGTGGCCCAGCTTGGCCTTGCCTTTGTTGAACTTTTCGATGTGCACAGATATCATTTGGAGCTTGTACTCGGTCAAGGTCCCGTGCATCAACACAGAGTCTAGGTTCTTCAGCATGTCCTTGTACATGTCCAGGTAACGTACGTTTTCAAACTGGAAGAAAGGCAACACATCCTTGGCCAGGGCCCTGGTCATAAAGAGCCCGTGCCAGGCTTGCAATAGAGAGGAACATCGTTTCTGGGTAGCGCTGTCGAGGCGCTTGGCGTAGTTTGATTCAGCGTAGAAATGCACACGCTGCTCAATCACCCTGATGTCGAATTCGGCGTTGTACACGTACAGGAGTTCTATTTCCTGGTGGTAGAGCACTTGGATCATTGTCTCCAGGAGTGCGAGCTCTCCGGAGCACGGGTGTATTGAAATCCTCTTGACATCATCTAAACCTGCGCCCCTTGCCAGTTCGTGGTTGGCCTCTGGGTAACAGTTCTGTGTCACCTTACATTTGTTATAGACAACTATCAGCAGCTTCCTGTGCTGCTCGGGTGATGTCTTGGGTATATGGGAGTTGATGATCACGAGAGAGACGCAAGTTATCTCGTGCTGCTGACCTGGCATGTCTGGCGACAGAGCTGGTATGGAAACGTGTTTACTCTGTCGGGGCAGCTGTTTCCTGCCAGTGTCTTGTATTTGGACCAGCTTATTCctatactctgtcatgtcctctacCATGCGCTCGGTGCAGTAGGGGAACTTGTAGGCGAAAGACTCACATCTTAGGGCCATATTCCGGTATGACTTGTCAAACACCGTCTCGATGTCCAGACACGCTGCCTTGTAGAAATAGGGCATGTGTTTACTGTCAAAGAGCTCAGCCTCAGCCTCCGACTTGTCATGATCATAGATGAGGTCTGAGGCTGAGAGGACATCGTTCAGCCTGTCTGCAGGTATGAAATACACCCTGCCAAACATGACATCGGAGCATAGGGCAGGCGTGTTACCGTCCCGAGCAATGTAGTAGCCCCTGTCCGGGCAGAAGTCTCCGAAAGTCAGCGAGCCCCTTACGGTTTCCAAGTACTTTGTGGCCAATGATATAGATTTGAGTGGGAATACCAGAGCATTTACTTTGCGCTTAATGTCATCGTGGAGAGCGCGGACAGGCACTGGCTCCGCAACTAAGTGTCTGGACCAAGTGTTCCGTACCAGCTCCCAGGTCTCTTCCTCACCATCCTGATCACAAATCAAGTCTAGGTCATAGGCCACAACAGGCGCTATACCAGTAACCTtaaagtgtactgtagtgtagatgATGCTGTCTCGAGCCTGCACCACCAACCCTCTGCACAAGAGCACCTCTTCCTGTCTGTGAAAGAAGACAGATTTGATCATTACCCCAACCAGATTAGGTTCCAGTTCAGGGTTGACAGTTCTGCGCACAGGGTAGATGTCAGGGAAAATGTCCACGAACGGCAAAGCTTTGTTCATGATTCACACTCTAGGGATCTACGGGTGTACGAAGCCTAGTGACATCTGCTGGCAATAAAACTAGTTTATATGAGATCCGGATAGCCAATGTATAATGTATTAGGATGAGGCATGAGGCATCCGAGCTGGGGTGAGAAAGCAGCATACacaaccaaggagctgatcggcGACTGAACCATTCGACCACAGCTGACTTATCCACTCAGAGCTGAACTATCCGACCATAGCTGAACCATCAGCACAGTGCTCAACTGTCCCCCACCACAGCCGATTATTCACACAGGCCTAAACTGTCTGCCACTGCTGATTATTCACATATCCACACAAGCCTCTTCTCTCCAACCATATCCCCACAGGGCTGAATCATCCTACAATGCTGATTATCCCCATAGGGCTCAACTATCCGACCATAGCTGAACCATCAGCACAGTGCTCAACTGTCCCCCCCACAGCTGAATATTCACACAGGCCTAAACTGTCTGCCACTGCTGATTATTCACATATCCACACAAGACTCTTCTCTCCAACCATATCCCCACAGGGCTGAATCATCCTACAATGCTGATTATCCCCATAGGGCTCAACTATCCGACCATAGCTGAACCATCAGCACAGTGCTCAACTGTCCCCCCCCACAGCTGAATATTCACACAGGCCTAAACTGTCTGCCACTGCTGATTATTCACATATCCACACAAGCCTCTTCTCTCCAACCATATCCCCACAGGGCTGAATCATCCTACAATGCTGATTATCCCCATAGGGCTCAACTATCCGACCATAGCTGAACCATCAGCACAGTGCTCAACTGTCCCCCCCACAGCTGAATATTCACACAGGCCTAAACTGTCTGCCACTGCTGATTATTCACATATCCACACAAGCCTCTTCTCTCCAAACATATCCCCACAGGGCTGAATCATCCTACAATGCTGATTATCCCCATAGGGCTCAACTATCCGACCATAGCTGAACCATCAGCACAGTGCTCAACTGTCCCCCCCCACAGCTGAATATTCACACAGGCCTAAACTGTCTGCCACTGCTGATTATTCACATATCCACACAAGCCTCTTCTCTCCAACCATATCCCCACAGGGCTTAATCATCCTACAATGCTGAGTATCCACACAGAGCATAACTATCCGACCATAGCTGAACCATCAGCACAGTGCTCAACTGTCCCCCCACAGCTGAATATTCACACAGGGCTAAACTGTCTGCCACTGCTGATTATTCACATATCCACACAAGCCTCTTCTCTCCAACCATATCCCCACAGGGCTGAATCATCCTACAATGCTGATTATCCCCATAGGGCTCAACTATCCGACCATAGCTGAACCATCAGCACAGTGCTCAACCCCCCCCACAGCTGAATATGCGCTGCCACCATATCCACACAAGCCTCTCTCCAACCATATCCCCACAGGGCTGAATCATCCTACAATGCTGATTATCCCCATAGGGCTCAACTATCCGACCATAGCTGAACCATCAGCACAGTGCTCAACTATCCGCCCACAGCTGAATATTCACACAGGCCTAAACTGTCTGCCACTGCTGATTATTCACATATCCACACAAGCCTCTTCTCTCCAAACATATCCCCACAGGGCTGAATCATCCTAAATGCTGATATCCCCATAGAGCCCAACTATCCGACCATAGCTGAACCATCAGCACAGTGCTCAACTCACAGAGAGGCAAACACAGCTGTGGTACAAAGGGCCAAGGTGCCTTCCAGTAGGAGAGCGTTGTTTTTAGCGGTTGACTCTGACATATTACACGACCGGTTGTCTGAGGAGTCGTCTTTCGGCGCTTTGTCACCAAACGACAGAGCAACCTTTCAGTTCCTCTTGTACCTGACATATTGCTTCAAAGGGGAGGTTCTCCAAGTTACTCTTGAGAACACAGATTTCTGCAGCATGTCACCACCTATCAGAGAGGACTTCGCTAGAGGGCGCCTATTTTGTTTCGTACTAGACATGAGCACCGAGGACCCGTGCCAAGCAAACGCTCCATCGTCTAGCATCGGTCTGCAATCCCAGTTGGACACACAGGCCGCAGCCTCAGATGATGCGGACGAGTACATGTCCGGTACCCACCTGCTCAGTCTCATGAATATGAGTGTCAACATGGACGTGTTCAGACGAGATGACATGGAGGACATCAACAACGACAATGCCTCCTCAATGCCAGCAACATCAGCGGCTGTGAATGAAACGCTCGAGGAAGCGTACAACGCCTTCATGCGACTGCAACTGGTTAGGAAAAAGGCATCATCCCTAAACAACGCTATGATAGCCATGAGAGACAGCAAGGGAGAGCTTGGCTCAATTTTCGACTGGGTGGATATCCGCAGCGACACACTGAACTCAAACATGGTCGACAAGAAGAAAGTCAAGGAGCTCCAGGGTTCCATGTACACACCGTCCTGCCAATCTGGGAGGCAGGTGATCCTCTTACCAGAGCCTATTGTGGACCTAAATCTGAAGGCTCTGGAGAACTCTATAGGCAGGATTACCGACAGCGCCAGTGAAGGAGAAGGCAAGGAGTTGTTCCTATCGCTTGTGTCTAAACTCACCAGTACTCAATGGCTGAACCAGACCATTATGCAATCTGGGTATAACGCGAACATAGCGGAGGACCTGAGGTTCCTGGAAAGAGTGAAAGCGTTCACCAGTGACCTCAACGGTTCCTTGGGAAGCAGCGAGGTGAACATCAGAGGACTCTTGGTATTCaggtacacactggatacacTCATAGACAGGGAGAAACCGGACCTATTTGTGAaatcactgctccataggcacaTGCCTATCACAAAAACCCGCATTGACAGGGTGTTATGCGACATCAAGAGCAGACGCAGGACGCGAGCTCTGGCATCTTTGCTGAACAACGGACAGTGCTACTGCAAGCCAATGCGCTCCAAGGACCCTTCCAGAGCTTGCAGCGGAGAGTGTCAGACAGCGTACTCGTGTTTCTACAACTCATCCGAGCGTCACCCCTTCATGGTGAGCAAAGACGACCACAGCTACTACTTTGCGCACCTGTACCCTCATCTGGGTAAACTGGAGCGCCTGAGCAAAGAAATGAAAGTCAAGTACAGAGGACGCAGGCAGTTCGACAGCATAGCTGACACTGTCATCAATATGCTTGTCAAGCACCAGGTCAACGACACAGACTCCCTGTACAAAGGTTTGAGCGACGTGATAGACGACAAAATGAGCAACTCTAGCTTGTCTCTCGGTCACAGCTTAGCCGAGATCCACGAGTCATTGTACCTATCACCGGGCGATCAAGATGACAACTCGGTACAGGCCACCACTCTGGATCCGATTAAAGTGTACGACCAAGCATTAGTGCGCTACCTGTTTTGTGACAGCCtgcaagtgggcaggttgtttcAGGCGTCTACCACATTCAATTACATTATCACAAACACCGCTCCCAGGTACACAATCGAACGGGTTATGCTCTTCAATGTCACTGGACCCGGTGAAGGTAAGAGTTACGCAAACAACGTGCTCAACTACCAGTTCAGGAGGGTAAGAGGGTGCATAGAGACGCTGACATCTTTCACCCCGCAAGCGTTCAAGTACAAGCAGAAGCGGACCTCCTGCGTGGTGATGATAGACG includes these proteins:
- the LOC123485285 gene encoding piggyBac transposable element-derived protein 4-like; this encodes MDSTDLRAYVGLLILAGVYRSRGEAASSLWDAESGRTIFRATMPLKVFHAYSRLLRFDDRQTRAERRAAGGGDKLAAVREVWDKWVERLPLLYNPGPDVTVDEQLVPFRGRCPFRQYIPSKPAKYGIKTWVACDSKSSYAWKMQVYTGKATCGGPEKNQGMRVVLDLTQGLRGHNVTCDNFFTSYELARQLLTRNVTVVGTVRKNKPELPQALLASKDRLLFSSK